The following proteins are co-located in the Callithrix jacchus isolate 240 chromosome 10, calJac240_pri, whole genome shotgun sequence genome:
- the OR5P2 gene encoding olfactory receptor 5P2, with product MDSLEDGNHTAVTEFILLGLTDDPILRVILFMIILCIYLVTISGNLSIIILIRISFQLQHPMYFFLSHLAFADMGYSSSVTPNMLVNFLVERNTISYLGCAIQLGSAAFFATVECILLAAMAYDRFVAICSPLLYSNKMSTQVCVQLLLIAFIAGFFIAVSYTTSFYFLLFCGPNRVNHFFCDFAPLLELSCSDISVSTVVLSFSAGSIIVVTVCVIAVSYIYILITILKMRSTDGRHKVFSTCTSHLTVVTLFFGTITFIYVMPKSSYSTDQNKVLSVFYTVVIPMLNPLIYSLRNKEIKGALKRELGRKIFSHDACYFCRTSNNDIT from the coding sequence ATGGACTCCCTGGAGGATGGGAATCACACTGCTGTGACGGAGTTCATCTTACTGGGCTTAACAGATGATCCAATTCTCCGAGTCATCCTCTTCATGATCATCCTATGCATCTACCTGGTAACCATATCTGGCAATCTCAGCATAATCATTCTTATCAGAATTTCTTTTCAGCTCCAGCATCCTATGTACTTCTTCCTGAGTCACTTGGCTTTTGCTGACATGGGCTATTCATCTTCTGTCACACCCAACATGCTTGTAAACTTCCTGGTGGAGAGAAATACAATCTCCTACCTTGGATGTGCCATCCAGCTTGGTTCAGCGGCTTTCTTTGCGACAGTCGAATGCATCCTTCTGGCTGCCATGGCCTATGACCGCTTTGTGGCAATTTGCAGCCCACTGCTTTATTCAAACAAAATGTCCACACAAGTCTGTGTCCAGCTACTCTTAATAGCTTTCATAGCTGGTTTTTTCATTGCTGTCTCTTACACTACTTCCTTCTATTTTTTACTCTTCTGTGGACCAAATCGAGTCAATCATTTTTTCTGTGATTTCGCTCCCTTACTTGAACTCTCCTGTTCTGATATCAGCGTCTCCACAGTTGTTCTCTCATTTTCTGCTGGCTCCATCATTGTGGTCACTGTGTGTGTCATAGCCGTCTCCTACATCTacatcctcatcaccatcctgAAGATGCGCTCCACAGATGGGCGCCACAAAGTCTTCTCCACCTGCACCTCCCACCTCACTGTGGTCACTCTGTTCTTTGGGACCATTACCTTCATTTATGTGATGCCCAAGTCTAGCTACTCAACTGACCAGAACAAGGTGCTGTCTGTGTTCTACACGGTGGTGATTCCCATGTTGAACCCCCTGATCTACAGCCTCAGGAACAAGGAGATTAAGGGGGCTCTGAAGAGAGAGCttggtagaaaaatattttctcatgatgcttgttatttttgtagAACTTCAAATAATGATATTACATAG